From one Choloepus didactylus isolate mChoDid1 chromosome 24, mChoDid1.pri, whole genome shotgun sequence genomic stretch:
- the LOC119519775 gene encoding olfactory receptor 2M4-like has translation METHNETLSTDFILLGLFPGMRHVSALVSVILLIYTIAFTGDATLILLIWVDPCLHTSVYFLLSQLSLIDLAFISSTVPIMAVSFFSGKRKISLVGCGAPIFFTLALGIAECLLLTLMAFDRYVAICHPLKYPTILSYQFSQKMVLGSWVGGALASLVHTACTMPFPLCGSRELHHFCEVKAILKLSCEDISAYEKGVLVTGIIVVFVPVSLILSSYTLIFLVVLQMSSPEGRNQALVNCFSHLTVVPFCYGPAMLIYMRPGSSNTPIWNQALFLFDTILTRMLNPLVYSLRNKEVLGALRKTRKLKPKTVVNYSKAQSTR, from the exons ATGGAGACCCACAATGAGACACTAAGCACAGACTTCATTCTCCTGGGCCTGTTCCCTGGAATGAGACACGTCAGTGCCCTTGTCTCCGTGATCCTTTTGATCTACACCATTGCCTTCACGGGAGATGCCACCCTGATCCTCCTCATCTGGGTAGATCCCTGTCTCCACACCTCCGTGTACTTCCTGCTGAGCCAACTCTCCCTCATCGACCTGGCTTTCATCTCCAGCACGGTCCCCATAATGGCGGTCAGCTTTTTCTCAGGCAAGAGGAaaatctccctggtgggctgTGGGGCCCCGATCTTCTTCACCTTGGCCCTGGGAATTGCTGAGTGCCTCCTTCTCACCCTCATGGCTTTCGACCGCTACGTGGCCATCTGTCACCCTCTGAAATACCCAACCATCCTAAGCTACCAGTTCTCCCAGAAGATGGTCCTTGGGTCTTGGGTGGGAGGGGCTCTGGCATCCTTAGTCCACACAGCCTGCACCATGCCCTTCCCTCTCTGTGGGTCCCGGGAGCTCCACCACTTCTGTGAGGTCAAGGCCATCTTGAAGCTATCTTGTGAAGACATCTCTGCCTATGAGAAAGGGGTACTGGTGACTGGCATCATTGTGGTTTTTGTCCCTGTAAGCCTCATTCTGAGCTCCTACACCCTCATCTTCCTGGTGGTTCTGCAAATGAGCTCTCCTGAAGGGAGAAACCAAGCCCTGGTGAACTGCTTCTCCCATTTGACTGTGGTCCCCTTTTGCTATGGTCCAGCCATGTTAATATACATGAGGCCTGGATCTTCCAACACCCCCATCTGGAACCAGGCACTGTTTCTCTTTGACACCATCCTCACCCGCATGCTGAACCCACTCgtctacagcctgaggaacaaggaGGTGCTGGGCGCACTGAGGAAG acaaggaaactgaagccaaagACAGTAGTAAACTACTCAAAGGCCCAGAGCACTAGGTGA
- the LOC119520081 gene encoding olfactory receptor 2L8-like, whose amino-acid sequence MAIVLLILLVATTGNSTLALLIWGDAHLHTPMHLLLSQLSLRDLTLISTTVPKMATDFSSGHRGISRSGCGVQVFLYLTLGVAECVLLTLVAFDRYLAICSPLRYQIIMTPRVCVQMAAGSWAGGVVISLMHTVYALHFSVCGSRKIHHFFCEVMALLKLSCEDTSAYEKVVLVSGSVFLLFPFGLILTSYTLIFLAVLHMNSPEGKNRALGTCSSHLCVVTLYFGPAMIIYMTPGSSLPSEVDQCLFVFDVIITPMLNPLIYSLRNKEVLAALRKVLWRRLMFKQ is encoded by the coding sequence ATGGCCATTGTCCTTCTGATTCTCTTGGTCGCCACCACTGGGAACTCCACCCTGGCCCTGCTGATCTGGGGTGATgcccacctccacacccccatgcACCTCCTGCTCAGCCAGCTCTCCCTCAGGGACCTGACGCTCATCTCCACCACCGTCCCCAAGATGGCCACTGACTTCTCCTCAGGACACAGAGGCATCTCTCGCAGCGGCTGTGGGGTCCAAGTCTTTCTTTACTTGACGCTGGGAGTGGCTGAGTGTGTTCTCCTGACTCTCGTGGCCTTTGACCGCTACTTGGCCATCTGTAGCCCCCTCAGATACCAGATCATCATGACCCCCCGAGTCTGCGTGCAAATGGCTGCTGGGTCATGGGCTGGGGGTGTTGTCATCTCCCTAATGCACACAGTTTATGCCCTGCATTTCTCTGTTTGTGGCTCCAGGAAAATTCACCATTTCTTCTGTGAGGTTATGGCCCTTCTGAAGCTCTCTTGTGAGGACACCTCAGCCTATGAGAAGGTGGTGTTGGTGTCTGGCagtgttttccttctcttcccttttggGCTCATCCTGACCTCCTACACCCTCATCTTCCTCGCTGTCCTCCACATGAACTCCCCTGAGGGCAAGAACAGAGCTCTAggcacctgctcctcccacctgtGTGTGGTGACCCTCTACTTTGGTCCGGCTATGATCATCTACATGACCCCAGGATCCTCGCTCCCCTCAGAGGTGGACCAGTGTCTCTTTGTGTTTGATGTTATCATCACCCCCATGCTGAACCCCctcatctacagcctgaggaacaaggaGGTGCTGGCTGCTTTGAGGAAAGTGCTGTGGAGAAGGCTAATGTTTAAACAGTAA